In Paenibacillus ihbetae, the following are encoded in one genomic region:
- a CDS encoding MTH1187 family thiamine-binding protein — MAIAEVTVIPIGTATTSLSSYVAEMQRILKQQEGISYELTSMSTIIEGELPMIWRAIEALHEAPFLAGAKRVSTSVKIDDRRDRASSSKQKIQSVQEKLGG, encoded by the coding sequence ATGGCAATTGCAGAAGTAACGGTCATTCCGATCGGAACGGCAACGACCAGCTTAAGCTCATATGTCGCGGAAATGCAGCGTATATTGAAGCAACAGGAGGGAATATCGTACGAATTGACTTCGATGAGCACGATTATTGAAGGGGAGCTTCCTATGATTTGGCGTGCAATCGAGGCGTTGCACGAGGCGCCGTTCTTGGCGGGCGCCAAGCGGGTATCCACCTCGGTCAAAATTGACGACCGGCGCGACCGGGCATCCTCAAGCAAGCAGAAGATTCAATCGGTGCAGGAGAAATTAGGCGGGTAA